A single region of the Marinobacter salinus genome encodes:
- the soxC gene encoding sulfite dehydrogenase, translating to MFGKLRRLKQDVSGIALEESERLPSDERRRFLRNGLFTAGGAMVGGALAGISPRLGAAETQYPPEIPSWTRSLGPGVVTDPYGVPSPFEKGVIRRNVPWLTAEKTSSISFSPLQHLKGIITPNGLFFERHHAGRPEVDPQQHRLMIHGLVDRPIILSMEDLQRFPSVSQINFIECPANGGMEWRGAQLNSLQFLHGMVSCAEWTGVRLSTLLQEVGMKPEGKWLLAEGADGAAMTRSIPMEKALDDVIVAYAQNGEALRREQGYPIRLVVPGWEGNTHVKWLRRLEVGDKPWMQREETSKYTDLMPDGTAHGFTWVMEAKSVITSPCPEMPLRGSGIYQIEGIAWSGKGKVKAVDVSVDGGRNWRQARLREPVMSKSLTRFSLEWNWDGNPALLQSRVIDETGYVQPTLSQLKEARGTNSIYHKNAIQTWQVTPDGSVNNVQV from the coding sequence ATGTTCGGCAAGCTCCGCCGGCTTAAGCAAGACGTTTCCGGTATCGCCCTGGAAGAGTCAGAACGTTTACCATCAGATGAACGCCGGCGCTTCCTGAGGAATGGCCTTTTCACTGCGGGTGGTGCCATGGTCGGTGGTGCCCTTGCCGGCATCTCTCCCAGGCTTGGTGCCGCCGAAACCCAGTATCCCCCGGAAATCCCCTCCTGGACCCGCTCGCTTGGACCGGGTGTTGTTACCGATCCGTACGGTGTTCCGTCGCCCTTCGAAAAAGGCGTTATCCGGAGGAATGTTCCCTGGCTTACTGCTGAGAAAACATCTTCGATCAGCTTTTCGCCGCTCCAGCACCTGAAGGGCATTATCACGCCGAATGGCCTGTTCTTTGAGCGCCACCACGCGGGTCGTCCGGAAGTTGATCCTCAACAACATCGTCTGATGATCCACGGGCTGGTAGACCGGCCGATTATTCTCTCCATGGAAGACCTGCAGCGGTTTCCCAGTGTTTCGCAGATCAACTTCATCGAATGCCCCGCAAACGGCGGTATGGAATGGCGCGGTGCCCAGCTGAACTCCCTCCAGTTCCTTCATGGCATGGTCAGTTGTGCGGAATGGACTGGCGTCCGGCTCTCCACCCTGTTGCAGGAAGTCGGTATGAAGCCCGAAGGCAAGTGGTTGCTGGCAGAGGGGGCCGACGGGGCAGCTATGACCCGCAGCATCCCGATGGAGAAGGCGCTTGACGATGTGATTGTTGCCTATGCCCAGAATGGCGAGGCGCTGAGGCGGGAACAGGGCTATCCGATAAGACTTGTCGTTCCCGGCTGGGAAGGCAACACCCATGTGAAATGGTTGCGCCGCCTGGAAGTCGGTGACAAGCCATGGATGCAACGGGAAGAAACTTCCAAGTACACGGATCTCATGCCGGATGGAACGGCTCATGGGTTCACCTGGGTAATGGAGGCCAAATCCGTTATCACATCGCCGTGTCCGGAAATGCCCTTGAGAGGCAGCGGTATTTATCAGATAGAAGGCATTGCCTGGAGTGGGAAAGGCAAGGTGAAGGCAGTGGATGTGTCGGTTGATGGTGGTCGCAACTGGAGACAGGCTCGTTTGCGTGAGCCAGTGATGTCGAAATCGCTGACACGATTCTCACTTGAGTGGAACTGGGACGGCAACCCCGCGTTGTTGCAGTCCCGGGTAATCGATGAAACCGGCTATGTGCAGCCTACGCTTTCGCAGCTCAAAGAAGCGCGCGGCACCAATTCGATTTACCACAAGAATGCGATCCAGACCTGGCAGGTGACGCCAGATGGGAGTGTGAACAATGTTCAGGTTTGA
- a CDS encoding MBL fold metallo-hydrolase, translating to MHHLRKKKDGFLLILAVVVIFLPGIAFGESDSTYPKISIPFSPESVNIENIYYFDGESGVPGKSNQGFTANAGFVITDVGVVVFDALGTPSLGAAMIREIRKLTDLPITHVVVSHYHADHIYGLQAFKDLTNAEIIAQDSSKLYIDSPDAKQRLQQRGEALSPWVNDQTRVVQPDITFQDEMALESGSYRFGVYHAGPAHAPDDSMMMVEPSGVLFSGDIIQNGRIPFLNSPEVDTENWMSAIEKVKELKPKVLIPGHGRASQNAMEALDFTYNYLAFVRNQMKAAVENWVSFEDAYDQTDWSRYESLPAFDASNKANAYRVYLDMEKSALGGE from the coding sequence ATGCACCATTTAAGGAAGAAAAAAGATGGCTTTTTGCTTATTCTGGCTGTGGTAGTGATTTTTTTACCCGGAATCGCATTTGGCGAATCTGATTCAACCTATCCGAAAATCTCAATCCCCTTTAGCCCCGAATCGGTAAACATCGAAAACATTTACTATTTTGACGGGGAATCCGGGGTACCAGGCAAGAGCAATCAAGGCTTTACCGCCAACGCCGGCTTTGTAATAACCGACGTGGGTGTCGTCGTCTTTGATGCCCTGGGGACACCAAGTCTTGGCGCCGCCATGATCCGGGAAATACGGAAACTGACGGACCTGCCCATCACTCACGTGGTTGTCAGCCACTACCATGCTGACCACATCTACGGACTCCAAGCGTTCAAAGACCTGACAAATGCTGAAATCATCGCTCAGGATAGCTCAAAGCTCTATATAGACAGTCCCGATGCGAAACAGCGCCTCCAGCAACGCGGAGAGGCACTATCGCCGTGGGTTAACGACCAGACACGAGTGGTTCAACCAGATATTACCTTTCAAGATGAAATGGCCCTGGAATCGGGGAGCTATCGCTTTGGCGTCTATCATGCCGGCCCAGCCCATGCTCCAGACGATAGCATGATGATGGTTGAACCCTCGGGTGTACTGTTCTCCGGAGACATCATCCAGAATGGTCGAATCCCGTTTTTGAACAGTCCTGAAGTGGATACTGAAAACTGGATGAGCGCCATTGAGAAGGTGAAAGAGCTCAAGCCAAAGGTACTTATCCCGGGCCATGGGCGCGCTTCCCAAAACGCCATGGAAGCATTGGACTTCACCTACAACTACCTGGCATTCGTTCGTAATCAGATGAAAGCCGCCGTTGAGAACTGGGTATCATTTGAAGATGCCTATGATCAAACAGACTGGTCACGTTACGAATCGCTGCCGGCTTTTGATGCCTCGAACAAAGCAAACGCTTATCGGGTATACCTGGATATGGAGAAATCTGCACTTGGGGGCGAATAA
- a CDS encoding YebG family protein, protein MAVQAVYFSDRDGLEMALKHPDTMLFTSKADADARDKILELAEEIQVFLTRKVEGLTDDQAERCAMAIAEEKDLFQKALKKPELLNAEQE, encoded by the coding sequence ATGGCGGTACAAGCAGTCTACTTTTCCGATAGGGACGGCCTGGAAATGGCACTTAAACATCCTGATACGATGCTCTTCACTTCAAAGGCGGACGCTGATGCGCGGGACAAAATCCTTGAGTTGGCGGAAGAAATTCAGGTCTTCCTGACCCGCAAGGTCGAAGGACTGACAGATGATCAGGCGGAACGTTGCGCCATGGCCATCGCTGAGGAAAAAGATCTGTTTCAGAAAGCCCTGAAGAAACCCGAGCTTCTGAACGCGGAACAGGAATAA